In one Lachnospiraceae bacterium GAM79 genomic region, the following are encoded:
- a CDS encoding amidoligase family protein has translation MDLKDQYFGTEIEMTGISRYDAAVAIGRMFGTEPYHIRSYDSWCVKDSDGKTWKFSRDSSIDCERLANGTVIDADGDYSTEMVSPKLEYSEMGKLQEVVRCVKNAGAFVNSSCGMHVHVDASNHTPRSLKNALTIMYCKEDILFKALNVQTRREDEYCQKVRPMVLEKIRRMPNSTITMEKFKRAWYEGNDGSSEHYNWTRYYALNLHAVFSKGTLEWRCFESTLHAGKVRSNITLALAISAQAINQSCTHAKKTEIGDNPAFTFRTFLLRLGLIGDEYKNVRKHLLANLDGDKAWRYDKSTYACLQNPRRTDDAR, from the coding sequence ATCGACCTAAAAGACCAGTATTTTGGTACAGAGATTGAGATGACAGGTATCAGCCGCTATGATGCGGCTGTTGCGATTGGAAGAATGTTCGGAACAGAGCCATATCATATCCGTTCTTACGATTCCTGGTGTGTAAAAGATTCAGATGGAAAAACGTGGAAATTTTCAAGAGACAGCAGTATCGACTGTGAAAGGCTGGCAAATGGTACTGTAATAGATGCCGATGGAGATTATTCGACAGAAATGGTATCCCCGAAATTGGAATATTCGGAAATGGGAAAACTCCAGGAAGTGGTGCGGTGTGTCAAAAACGCAGGTGCTTTTGTCAATTCATCCTGTGGCATGCATGTCCATGTGGACGCATCCAATCATACACCAAGGAGTCTGAAAAATGCACTGACGATCATGTACTGCAAAGAGGATATTCTGTTCAAAGCCTTAAATGTACAGACGAGAAGGGAAGATGAGTATTGCCAGAAAGTCCGTCCTATGGTATTGGAGAAGATCCGCCGGATGCCAAACAGCACCATCACGATGGAAAAATTCAAAAGGGCATGGTATGAGGGAAATGACGGAAGCTCCGAGCATTACAACTGGACAAGGTATTATGCCTTAAACCTACATGCTGTTTTTTCCAAGGGAACACTGGAATGGCGTTGTTTTGAAAGCACCCTCCATGCAGGAAAAGTCCGGTCGAATATCACACTGGCACTTGCCATATCCGCACAGGCGATCAACCAATCTTGTACCCATGCAAAAAAGACGGAGATCGGGGATAACCCGGCATTTACGTTCCGCACCTTTCTGCTCCGCCTCGGATTGATCGGGGACGAATACAAAAATGTACGGAAGCATCTACTTGCCAATCTGGACGGGGATAAGGCATGGCGGTATGACAAAAGTACCTATGCCTGTCTGCAGAATCCAAGACGGACAGATGATGCGAGATAA